AACAAAGCATTGTCTATACTCATTCGTTATACcataataaataatataggTATCTCCAAGAATTATAGCCCCTGTTCCCCACGTGCCTCGCTTCACCATTCAGTCGCAATTATCCAGCAGCTCCTTCCTTCCCTCGGCAGATCCCCTTCTCATCTCACTTAAGGAAGGTAGGGAAGGTCCCCCAAAGTAACCAATGGCAGATCACGACGTCACTCAGCGCAACTTGGCCCCTGAGCCCCTCCATCGAATCCCATGACCCCGCTATAACCCGCACGACGGGAGAAGCTAAGTTAAGTTCCTCAACAAACATCCCAACAgctcttctctttcttaccttcttctccaaacTCGATTCCTTCAATAACTCCAACAACTTTCTCACTTCTTTGCCCATCATGTCTGAATCTTTCCAGAAGGCCGTCGAGGACTCCAAGAAGCTTACCTCTAAGCCCAACACCGACGATCTTCTCAGGCTCTACGGTAGAGTCTCTCTGACTCGTGTCTTCAACCTCTCAGCTAACGTTTTCAGGACTCTACAAGGTCGCCAACGGCGAGGACTTCTCCGCTGCTAGCGCACCCGGCATGTTCGACCTCAAGGCAAGTTTTGAAGCCTATATTCCTTGCCCGCGACAAACTAACACCGCTGTCAGGGCAAGGCCAAGTACAACGCctggaagaaggctgctgaggaggaaaagCTCACCCCCGAGGCCGCTCAGGCCAAGTACGTTGAGCTggttgaggagctcaaggagaaaTGCGGCTACGATGCCAACAAGGTTCCCGAGGCCGTTGGTAACTAAGCGTCCAAATCACCACTTCGAATAGACAAGCCTCCACGACGGAACAAGTCAAGAGCAGGAATATCTAAACGCATATGAAACCATACAATGTTGGAATCAGATCAGATGGGAGAAGCCCTTTTGTGGTTCCCTTTTACGCTGCCTATAGCACGCATCGTATTTAGCTGCCGAGATAAATCATACCCTTTCGTTTTGCGTCATTGATGCCGTCCAGACTTCCAAAGCAGAGTACTCGTATCGTACCAGGAATATGACCTTATGTGTTATGTGTTCCTTGGTGGGCAACATGTCATGGGATTTCGCTCCCGGTCACATGTGACATCACTCACAGCTGACGGTGATTCCCAAACTTGGTGGTGCATTATCACGTAATACTCCTCAACTCATGACATTGTGGTGTAGCAGGCACTTGAGTTTTGTAGGAGAATGTACAACTTCGTTGCCTGTAGTCCCAATTTGACCTTGGACTTGCGCCTCAAATGTCATTACATAAGGCGTCAGAGTATCTGACTGAAGGTCTATGGAGACAGATCTACAGATGTGATACGCGTAGATCAATACAACATAGGACATGGATATGAGCTGCTATTGAACCATGCCAGGTCATCAATATATCATCCAGCTCCTTACATAACACAGTAATACCACAGTCCAGTATCTATTAAGTTCGTTGCAGCTCATTGGCGCATGGCGCATTGAGAAGAGTGGATATGTAAGACTTATATACTTACTATTCTCAATGGCTCACATTTGTTGCGACGATTTCACAAATAAGCATCACTGTTTCTCATCATTGTATAGAATGTCTTGGTTGAATTGTGTGCAATGTCGAGTAAAATTGTCTACCAGGGCAATTATTAATGTCAAGTATACGAGGCGGAGACTAAGCTCTCGCAACGTGACGAATAGCAAATAAGTTTTAGGTGTAACAAGGTATACGAAAACCGTATACCGATCGTAAGAATGTATGTTCCAAGCGCTGAGCGTTTCTCATTTCGTTTCAACTCGTCCTCCTCATGCTCTTTTCCTAACCAACCAAAAACACCAAGCCGATCAACTCCAGTTGAAGACGTAAACAGAATGGGGATATCGAAAAAGGGGTATTTCATCAGAAGAATAATGTAGCTCGACATTGCACCACGTGTTTTGTTTTCAATCCACCTCTTACTTGGCGTGTTCCACGCATAAAGCCTTTCGTTgctttcttcatcattgagTCATTATTCGCGACGACGCATGAGCGTCATTTTGGGTGGTATTTCGCGAAAACCAGTGTTTCCACGGGGAAGTTTGTGACTTAGAGAAGGGCGAAGaagccagcagcagcgagGAGCATGGCACTGACGCCAGTGAGGGAAGCACCACTGCTGATGGTGGAAGGCTCGGCAGAGCCAGGAGCGGACTCAGATGGCTGAGTAGGCGCGGCAGTGGCGATAGTGCTGTTGGAACCACTCCAAGCCGTGCTGTAGCCAGAGCTAGGGGCAACAATGGTGGTCTTAGCAGCCTTGGTCGTGGTCTTAGCGACAACCGACTTGGTGGTGGTTGCAGGCTCCGTGCTGGCAAGAGAGGTGCTGATGATGTAGACGGTTGTCGAGGTGGTCTCCAGGGCAGAGGTGGTGGTAGGAGCAGCAGTGGTAGTAGCAACGGTGGGAGCAGCGGTGGAGGTCATGAGCTTCTCGGTCTTGAGGCCGTCCTTAACGCCATACGCCTTGGCACACTGAGCAAGATCCATAGATTCAGGGCAGCACCAGGTCTGGGCCTTGGTGTCATGAGAGCAGTAGTAACCCGCATCACAAGAGTCTAGAGAGATAGTTAGTATTCAGTTTGCTCTATGAAAAGACTTATAGATGAATGAGTCTGGGTGTACATACTTCCAGTGCCGTCAAAGCAGCAAGACTGCTTAACGGTAGGGTTGAAACAGTGGGTAGAGTCATCCTCGGAAGGGCAAGACTCGTAACCAGCACCACAAGCCTCAGCGCAAGTGTCACCGCCGCCACCGCAGACTGACTGATCAGGCTGGTATCCAGGAGTAGAACGGCGAGCGAGGCTGAGACCCTCAACGGGTGCCTTGACCAGCTTGTAAGGCTGGGGCTCGGCAGCAACGTTGCTGGCACAAGCCAGGAAAGCGACAGAGGCGATGGTTCGGAAAAGCATCTTGTCAAACGAGCAAAAAGGCTGGAATTCGAacgaagttgaagttgagctGAGTTGGTTTATACGAGTCCGATCTGGCTGACAGGGAGGAAAGCCACAAACAGGGTATACCGATGACGGTGGAGAAGGCGGTTTTGCGCTGAGCGGTAAGCGAgcgagtgagtgagtgagtgagtgagtgagtgaatgCTAGATAAAACTAGGATCAGAGTATAAACgactgttgttgttgttaaAGAACGGAACGAGTATCGATAAAAGGACGATTCTCTAGGATAGCAGCGATGACAACAAGGACGAACGAAGAGGTGTGTGAGGGAAGATCAAAAAGATGAAGTCGTCGAGATGGGGGCACATTCATGTAAGTACTAGTAGAGGCAGTGAGAGACTGGGCCACACCAAGCCTAAGGAAGGAAGGGCTCTGTCTCTCTCGTCTCTCGGGAAGCAGCAATGGAACCGTCAAAAACTCGACCCTTCCTTCCCTGGTAAATAAGGACGGGTTTCATGGCCGTGATAGGCTGGTGCAAGACGGAGCATCATGCAGAAGCAGTCTGGCCCTGCAGTGGTTCTGTTCCCGGGGGTAACAAGGACAGGGGCCccctaattcctttaatattttttaatttaaaatGCCCATCGTGGTTTGCTTCAATCACCACCAATCCGCGGACAACAAGAAAAACACCATGCCTAATATGGATGGACTGGGGCAACGGGACCTGATACGGAGGTTGCTCGATGGTTTGAGCGTTTTGTGACAGGAAAAGATGTTTGAAAGGCATGGATATAGGGTTTTGTGTTGAAACAGCTATCGAAGATAAATAGCAGATGCAACCTTGGAGCGAAAAGGTAAAACAAGACGATACCACATGGCTTTGTGGTGCGACTTGTTTCTTCTGCCCGTTAACAAATGGCCCATTTGAGATATTTTCCACCCCAGATCCTCTGAAATGATCGCCAGCTCGGGCAAATAACAGCTGTTAGTAAAGACGAACTAACGAGTTGATAGATTTGAGAGCCCAGGTTAATTAGCCGCCCACTTACAAAAACACAGGCCAAGCCCTACTAGGCCATGGTGTAAAAGAGCGCAATCTTGGAGAATCAGTTGGTCTCTCGCCCAAACTCGAGAGTCAATCTTGCATATGCTTTACCGAAAAATGCCAAGTTCCTTTTGACGTCAAAGGGTGATATTCCTTCAATAGCGATCAGCCTCTTTGCTGACCTCTCCCGGCTATTGTCTCTGTGAGGgggagaaaaagaagagatagCGCATGGTGGTGTTGCCTTTTACGGCAGGTACCTGAGACTGAATACTGGGGCATGTCACTCATTGCAGCCTCTGAGTGGCTGATTTGAGCACTGTAAGTTGTGTAAC
This genomic stretch from Fusarium oxysporum f. sp. lycopersici 4287 chromosome 2, whole genome shotgun sequence harbors:
- a CDS encoding diazepam-binding inhibitor (GABA receptor modulator, acyl-CoA-binding protein), which gives rise to MSESFQKAVEDSKKLTSKPNTDDLLRLYGLYKVANGEDFSAASAPGMFDLKGKAKYNAWKKAAEEEKLTPEAAQAKYVELVEELKEKCGYDANKVPEAVGN